The following proteins are co-located in the bacterium genome:
- a CDS encoding porin family protein, with protein sequence MHRLALVAFLGLVAAWAPQARAQDGELDERQELEALYVVKQQVLEQRIQDLKKDVTRPEAELVAAAAKAWVQKVEEDQRGFETSLDAKIDVNLQWSEESARAWMERGIDLRGAFVTKEHLGTWMSRLHPELPEAEIERRIAKVPEFYESTEPGYVATADDKMQTAFDNVSGVAGRPPSPDELEIETGVDATQTKVFLDDKAAKARKAKEEAERIRTNGVFPRLARGGFHLRDQFSAAQAKAKPARFSVTKSSGDDTVYKADFALIWGGFDLYSLDEESRAWAGVQKSWSVEAHVSSDDSESENAVRFRRSWNVHWSAPYFTALSLKHETDKDFDVHKTSGELLATWVPDSQVGRDLCAHLFCGDDKRLQFRWEPWLGVEGGYTWDDGGTDEDDEILRLLGRLRADWSIGYVAHQLGFKSVTLFAENTFRYLPLEDGDDTHNFFRAGLNFKLNEHLSLTFDYKNGEDAPAFEDISTWGAGLGVKF encoded by the coding sequence ATGCACCGCCTCGCACTCGTCGCCTTCCTCGGTCTCGTCGCGGCCTGGGCCCCGCAGGCCCGGGCGCAGGATGGAGAGCTGGACGAAAGGCAGGAGCTGGAGGCGCTCTACGTCGTGAAGCAGCAGGTCCTCGAGCAACGGATCCAGGACCTCAAGAAGGACGTCACCCGGCCCGAGGCGGAGCTCGTCGCGGCCGCGGCGAAGGCCTGGGTCCAGAAGGTCGAGGAGGACCAGCGGGGGTTCGAGACCAGTCTGGACGCGAAGATCGACGTGAATCTCCAGTGGTCGGAGGAGTCGGCGCGCGCGTGGATGGAGCGGGGGATCGACCTGCGCGGAGCCTTCGTCACGAAGGAGCATCTCGGGACCTGGATGTCCCGCCTGCATCCGGAGCTTCCGGAGGCCGAGATCGAGCGTCGCATCGCCAAGGTGCCCGAGTTCTACGAGAGCACGGAGCCCGGCTACGTCGCCACCGCCGACGACAAGATGCAGACGGCGTTCGACAACGTCTCAGGTGTGGCGGGTCGGCCGCCCTCCCCGGACGAGCTCGAGATCGAGACCGGTGTCGACGCCACGCAGACGAAGGTCTTCCTCGACGACAAGGCGGCCAAGGCCAGGAAGGCCAAGGAGGAGGCCGAGCGAATCCGGACGAACGGCGTCTTCCCGCGCCTCGCGCGGGGCGGGTTCCACCTGCGCGACCAGTTCTCGGCCGCCCAGGCCAAGGCCAAGCCCGCGCGCTTCTCGGTCACGAAGAGCTCGGGGGACGACACGGTCTACAAGGCGGACTTCGCCCTCATCTGGGGGGGCTTCGACCTCTACTCGTTGGACGAGGAAAGCCGCGCTTGGGCCGGCGTGCAGAAGTCGTGGTCGGTCGAGGCCCACGTCTCGAGCGACGACTCCGAGAGCGAGAACGCGGTGCGGTTCCGCCGAAGCTGGAACGTGCACTGGTCGGCGCCCTACTTCACGGCCCTCTCGTTGAAGCACGAGACCGACAAGGACTTCGACGTGCACAAGACCAGCGGGGAGCTGCTGGCCACCTGGGTGCCGGACTCGCAAGTGGGCCGCGACCTGTGCGCGCACCTCTTCTGCGGGGACGACAAGCGCCTGCAGTTCCGCTGGGAGCCCTGGCTGGGGGTCGAGGGCGGCTACACCTGGGACGACGGGGGCACCGACGAGGACGACGAGATCCTGCGCCTGCTGGGCCGCCTCCGTGCCGACTGGAGCATCGGCTACGTCGCGCACCAGCTGGGGTTCAAGTCGGTCACGCTCTTCGCGGAGAACACCTTCCGCTACCTGCCGCTGGAGGACGGAGACGACACCCACAACTTCTTCAGGGCCGGGCTCAACTTCAAGCTGAACGAGCACCTGAGCCTGACCTTCGACTACAAGAACGGCGAGGATGCACCGGCCTTCGAGGACATCTCCACCTGGGGCGCCGGCCTCGGCGTGAAGTTCTAG